Proteins encoded in a region of the Streptomyces sp. NBC_00310 genome:
- the nirB gene encoding nitrite reductase large subunit NirB, producing the protein MSATLGATPTIVLVGHGMVGQRFLEALAERGLTATHRVVVLCEEPRPAYDRVALTSYFAGKTPEDLSMTDMEFIETHGIELFVGDPAETVDREAKKVTARSGQVFEYDILVLATGSFPFVPPVPNKDATGCFVYRTIEDLLAIEEYAKTAEVGAVVGGGLLGLEAAGALKGLGLTSHIVEFAPRLMPVQVDDGGGAALLRTIQDMGLSVHTGVGTQEIVVGEDGAVTGMKLSDGSELSTDLVVFSAGVRPRDQLARDCGLTVGERGGISVDEQCRTVNDPHVFAIGECALASDGRVYGLVAPGYEQAETAAATIAADEASFTGADLSTKLKLLGVDVASFGDAHGATADCLDVVYSDSRSGIYKKLVIGRDGELLGGILVGDAEAYGTLKAFTGSVPPVSPESLVLPAGAGEAVQLGPTSLPDDAIICSCNNVRKGTIRGAVTEHNCTTVPEVKKCTKAGTTCGSCVKVLGQLVTAELEAGGVVVDKGLCGCFSQTREELYEIVLALRINTYQQLLDRYGRDEAKGGDGCEICKPTVGSIIASLAPTIGASGYVLEGEQAALQDSNDHFLANLQKNGSYSVVPRIPGGEITPEGLIVIGEIARDFGLYTKITGGQRIDMFGARVEQLPIIWARLVDAGFESGHAYGKSLRTVKSCVGQTWCRYGVQDSVRMAIDLELRYRGLRSPHKLKSAVSGCARECAEAQSKDFGIIATANGWNLYVGGNGGATPRHADLLAQDLSDTELIKLIDRFLMFYIRTADRLERTSTWLERIPGGLEHVRDVVVEDSLGICEELESLMTAHVSNYADEWASTINDPEKLARFVSFVNAPDTPDPVVGFVPERDQIKPDLPLLSIGLRPADVLEGSAQR; encoded by the coding sequence ATGTCCGCCACCCTGGGGGCCACCCCCACGATCGTGCTCGTCGGCCACGGCATGGTCGGCCAGCGCTTCCTCGAGGCGCTCGCCGAGCGCGGCCTGACCGCCACGCACCGCGTGGTCGTGCTGTGCGAGGAGCCGCGCCCGGCGTACGACCGAGTGGCGCTCACCTCGTACTTCGCGGGCAAGACGCCCGAGGACCTGTCGATGACCGACATGGAGTTCATCGAGACGCACGGCATCGAGCTGTTCGTCGGTGACCCGGCGGAGACCGTCGACCGCGAGGCCAAGAAGGTCACCGCGCGCTCCGGCCAGGTCTTCGAGTACGACATCCTCGTCCTCGCCACCGGCTCGTTCCCCTTCGTGCCGCCGGTCCCGAACAAGGACGCCACGGGCTGTTTCGTCTACCGCACGATCGAGGACCTGCTCGCGATCGAGGAGTACGCGAAGACGGCCGAGGTCGGTGCCGTGGTCGGCGGCGGTCTGCTCGGTCTTGAGGCGGCCGGTGCGCTGAAGGGTCTCGGACTCACCTCGCACATCGTGGAGTTCGCGCCCCGGCTGATGCCGGTGCAGGTGGACGACGGCGGTGGCGCCGCGCTCCTGCGCACGATCCAGGACATGGGCCTGTCGGTCCACACCGGTGTGGGCACGCAGGAGATCGTCGTCGGCGAGGACGGCGCGGTCACCGGCATGAAGCTCTCCGACGGCTCCGAACTCTCCACCGACCTGGTGGTGTTCTCCGCCGGCGTCCGCCCCCGCGACCAGCTCGCCCGCGACTGCGGTCTGACGGTCGGCGAGCGCGGCGGCATCAGCGTCGACGAGCAGTGCCGGACCGTCAACGACCCGCACGTGTTCGCGATCGGTGAGTGCGCGCTGGCCTCCGACGGCCGGGTGTACGGCCTGGTGGCCCCCGGTTACGAGCAGGCCGAGACGGCCGCCGCGACGATCGCGGCGGACGAGGCGTCCTTCACCGGCGCCGACCTGTCCACCAAGCTCAAGCTCCTCGGCGTCGACGTCGCCTCCTTCGGTGACGCGCACGGCGCGACCGCCGACTGCCTCGACGTCGTGTACTCCGACTCCCGCTCGGGCATCTACAAGAAGCTGGTCATCGGCCGCGACGGCGAGCTGCTCGGCGGCATCCTGGTCGGCGACGCCGAGGCGTACGGCACGCTGAAGGCGTTCACCGGCTCCGTCCCGCCGGTCTCGCCGGAGTCGCTGGTGCTGCCCGCCGGCGCCGGGGAGGCCGTCCAGCTCGGCCCGACCTCGCTGCCCGACGACGCGATCATCTGCTCCTGCAACAACGTCCGCAAGGGCACGATCCGCGGCGCGGTCACCGAGCACAACTGCACCACCGTGCCCGAGGTGAAGAAGTGCACCAAGGCCGGTACGACGTGCGGCAGTTGCGTCAAGGTCCTCGGCCAGCTGGTCACCGCCGAGCTCGAAGCCGGCGGCGTGGTCGTCGACAAGGGCCTGTGCGGCTGCTTCTCGCAGACCCGCGAGGAGCTGTACGAGATCGTCCTCGCCCTGCGGATCAACACCTACCAGCAGCTGCTGGACCGGTACGGCCGCGACGAGGCCAAGGGCGGCGACGGCTGCGAGATCTGCAAGCCGACGGTCGGCTCGATCATCGCCTCCCTCGCCCCGACGATCGGCGCGAGCGGCTACGTCCTGGAGGGCGAGCAGGCGGCCCTGCAGGACAGCAACGACCACTTCCTGGCCAACCTCCAGAAGAACGGCTCGTACTCGGTCGTCCCGCGTATCCCCGGCGGTGAGATCACCCCCGAGGGCCTGATCGTGATCGGTGAGATCGCCCGCGACTTCGGTCTCTACACGAAGATCACGGGTGGCCAGCGGATCGACATGTTCGGTGCGCGGGTCGAGCAACTCCCCATCATCTGGGCCCGCTTGGTGGACGCCGGCTTCGAGTCCGGCCACGCCTACGGCAAGTCGCTGCGCACCGTGAAGTCCTGCGTCGGCCAGACCTGGTGCCGCTACGGCGTCCAGGACTCGGTCCGCATGGCGATCGACCTGGAGCTGCGCTACCGGGGCCTGCGCTCGCCCCACAAGCTCAAGTCGGCGGTCTCCGGCTGCGCTCGCGAGTGCGCCGAGGCCCAGTCGAAGGACTTCGGCATCATCGCCACCGCCAACGGCTGGAACCTCTACGTCGGCGGAAACGGCGGCGCCACCCCGCGTCACGCCGACCTCCTGGCCCAGGACCTGTCCGACACCGAACTGATCAAGCTGATCGACCGGTTCCTGATGTTCTACATCCGCACCGCGGACCGCCTGGAGCGCACCTCGACGTGGCTGGAGCGGATCCCCGGCGGCCTGGAGCACGTCCGGGACGTGGTCGTGGAGGACTCCCTCGGCATCTGCGAGGAGCTGGAGTCCCTGATGACGGCGCACGTCTCGAACTACGCCGACGAGTGGGCCTCGACGATCAACGACCCCGAGAAGCTCGCCCGGTTCGTGTCCTTCGTCAACGCCCCGGACACCCCGGACCCGGTCGTCGGCTTCGTCCCCGAGCGCGACCAGATCAAGCCCGACCTGCCGCTGCTGTCCATCGGTCTGCGGCCCGCCGATGTCCTGGAAGGAAGCGCCCAGCGATGA
- the nirD gene encoding nitrite reductase small subunit NirD, producing the protein MTLAPEKTDVKVQLRLADGWFTVCDLTLLIPGRGVAALLPDGNQAALFLDRAGKLYAIDNRDPFGGAAVLSRGLTGSHQGRPFVASPLLKQRFDLESGQCLDDETVRITTYEVRAA; encoded by the coding sequence ATGACCCTCGCTCCCGAGAAAACCGATGTGAAGGTCCAGCTGCGGCTGGCGGACGGCTGGTTCACGGTCTGCGACCTGACCCTGCTGATCCCGGGCCGCGGCGTGGCCGCCCTGCTCCCCGACGGCAACCAGGCCGCGCTCTTCCTCGACCGCGCGGGCAAGCTGTACGCCATCGACAACCGCGACCCCTTCGGCGGCGCCGCCGTCCTCTCGCGCGGCCTCACCGGCAGCCACCAGGGCCGTCCCTTCGTCGCCTCTCCCCTCCTGAAGCAGCGCTTCGACCTGGAGAGCGGGCAGTGCCTGGACGACGAGACGGTACGCATCACGACGTACGAGGTGCGGGCCGCGTAG
- a CDS encoding oxidoreductase, which produces MAGWNAGDIPDQRGRAAVVTGANSGIGYAAARELARRGAHVVLACRSPERGAAALERMSSEVPDGSVELIRLDLGDLGSVRDFAKAYARASDRLDLLVNNAGVMAVAQGRTADGFETQFGTNHLGHFALTGLLLPTLLATPGARVVTVSSGMHMRANIDIDDLNSERKYGRWLAYGRSKTANLLFTHELARRLAAHGSEVVAAAAHPGYAATNLQTAGPTAEGRKGVERFMRIGNRFFAQSAEAGALPTLYAATAPDVRPDSFTGPSFAMWRGTPGPSKRAPWTLDDRAGERLWAASEELTGVTYDELKA; this is translated from the coding sequence ATGGCAGGCTGGAACGCGGGCGACATCCCCGACCAACGAGGCCGCGCCGCTGTCGTGACCGGTGCCAACAGCGGTATCGGATACGCCGCCGCCCGGGAACTGGCCCGCCGCGGCGCCCACGTCGTCCTCGCCTGTCGCAGCCCGGAGCGGGGCGCCGCCGCACTGGAGCGGATGAGTTCCGAAGTCCCGGACGGGAGCGTTGAGTTGATACGGCTCGACCTCGGGGACCTGGGCTCCGTACGGGACTTCGCCAAGGCGTACGCGCGCGCGAGCGACCGGCTGGATCTGCTCGTCAACAACGCGGGTGTGATGGCCGTGGCGCAGGGTCGCACCGCCGACGGCTTCGAGACACAGTTCGGGACCAACCACCTCGGCCACTTCGCCCTCACCGGCCTGCTGCTGCCGACGCTCCTCGCCACCCCCGGCGCGCGCGTCGTGACCGTCTCCAGCGGGATGCACATGCGGGCGAACATCGACATCGACGACCTCAACAGCGAGCGCAAGTACGGGCGTTGGCTCGCCTACGGCCGCTCCAAGACCGCCAACCTGCTCTTCACCCACGAGCTGGCCCGGCGCCTGGCCGCCCACGGCTCGGAGGTCGTCGCGGCGGCCGCGCACCCCGGCTACGCGGCGACCAACCTCCAGACGGCCGGTCCCACCGCCGAGGGCCGCAAGGGCGTCGAGCGCTTCATGCGCATCGGCAACCGCTTCTTCGCCCAGTCCGCCGAGGCCGGCGCCCTGCCCACGCTGTACGCCGCGACGGCGCCCGACGTACGCCCCGACTCCTTCACCGGCCCGTCCTTCGCCATGTGGCGCGGCACACCGGGACCGTCGAAACGAGCGCCCTGGACCCTCGACGACCGGGCGGGCGAACGCCTATGGGCGGCCTCGGAGGAGCTCACCGGGGTCACGTACGACGAGCTGAAGGCCTGA
- a CDS encoding SulP family inorganic anion transporter, translating into MSGAHGRRHAAGARRAAGNGRTGMPGGVPDAPGYVPGAPGYVPDEPGYVPSAPGYAPGTAEFAPDAPLYAPNPPDFGGDWPDLNATEGPGAGPGAGPGPGPGPGPGPGPGPGPGPGPGPGPGHPAPGSKGPRGGAPRGRIDFGTEITASLVVFLVALPLCIGVAVASGVPAELGIISGVIGGLVVGAVRGSTLQVSGPAAGLAALVAETVMEFGVAMLGVIVLFSGILQIVLGLVKLGRMFQAISLAVVQGMLAGIGLPLMFSQLYPMSDSKAPGTPLENMAGVPGLIADTVTNPQALIAAGLGIVTIVLSFMWKKVPGPVRKVPAALVAVGIGIAVASLPGVEVKTLQVGNLLASVDVPGAEQLSGLADAGIITAILTFTVIASAESLFTAAAVDRMHNGPRTRYNTELIAQGAGNTIAGVLGALPITAVVARSSANVQAGAKTRLSRTLHGLWLLAFALLLPQVLALIPISVLAGVLVHSGWKLFAPDEFPKMWRQDRGEFAVMTLTTLVITATALLEGVLFGLAAGVVLAALRMSQTVVRQHIEDDTAKVVMAGNATFLRLPKLIDALESAAASGKPRIRLDLLGVTHLDHACRSQVEEFVAQQRGAGLRVELLMPDLTDTGTTVPAAAEPVRDVAPDVELDVALGRSNVERDSTEVWDYATVGSAAVGGMGQMPSGSGPGPTAEWFYLDTRPMPGAPESPPPLLRRGRDWAE; encoded by the coding sequence ATGAGCGGCGCACACGGACGACGGCATGCGGCGGGCGCCCGCAGGGCCGCCGGGAACGGTCGGACGGGGATGCCCGGGGGCGTCCCCGACGCACCCGGATACGTTCCCGGCGCACCTGGTTACGTCCCCGACGAGCCCGGTTACGTCCCCAGCGCACCTGGATACGCCCCCGGCACAGCCGAGTTCGCCCCCGACGCACCCCTCTACGCCCCCAACCCGCCCGATTTCGGCGGCGATTGGCCGGACCTGAACGCGACCGAGGGGCCAGGCGCAGGGCCAGGCGCAGGGCCGGGTCCGGGTCCGGGGCCAGGTCCGGGGCCAGGTCCGGGTCCGGGTCCGGGGCCAGGTCCGGGGCCAGGTCCGGGTCACCCCGCTCCCGGTTCCAAGGGCCCCCGTGGCGGAGCCCCCCGCGGTCGTATCGACTTCGGTACCGAGATCACGGCGTCCCTTGTCGTGTTCCTGGTCGCGCTGCCCCTCTGTATCGGCGTGGCCGTGGCCTCCGGTGTGCCGGCCGAGCTGGGCATCATCTCCGGGGTGATCGGCGGCCTGGTGGTCGGCGCGGTGCGCGGCAGCACCCTCCAGGTCAGTGGCCCGGCGGCCGGTCTCGCGGCGCTCGTCGCGGAGACGGTCATGGAGTTCGGCGTCGCGATGCTCGGTGTGATCGTCCTCTTCTCCGGCATCCTCCAGATCGTGCTGGGCCTGGTGAAACTGGGCCGGATGTTCCAGGCGATCTCCCTCGCCGTCGTCCAGGGCATGCTCGCGGGCATCGGCCTGCCGCTGATGTTCAGCCAGCTGTACCCGATGTCCGACTCCAAGGCGCCGGGCACCCCCCTGGAGAACATGGCGGGCGTCCCCGGACTGATCGCCGACACCGTGACGAACCCCCAGGCGCTGATCGCGGCCGGGCTCGGGATCGTCACGATCGTGCTCAGCTTCATGTGGAAGAAGGTGCCGGGGCCGGTCAGGAAGGTCCCGGCCGCGCTCGTGGCCGTCGGGATCGGGATCGCGGTCGCCTCGCTACCGGGCGTCGAGGTGAAGACGCTCCAGGTCGGCAATCTGCTGGCGTCCGTGGACGTGCCCGGGGCGGAACAGCTGTCCGGGCTGGCCGACGCCGGGATCATCACGGCGATCCTCACGTTCACCGTGATCGCCTCGGCGGAGAGCCTGTTCACCGCCGCCGCCGTGGACCGGATGCACAACGGCCCGCGCACCCGCTACAACACCGAGCTCATCGCCCAGGGCGCGGGCAACACGATCGCCGGCGTCCTCGGCGCGCTGCCCATCACGGCGGTCGTGGCGCGCAGCTCGGCGAACGTCCAGGCCGGCGCCAAGACCCGCCTCTCCCGTACGCTGCACGGCCTCTGGCTGCTCGCCTTCGCGCTGCTGCTGCCGCAGGTGCTGGCGCTGATCCCGATCTCGGTGCTCGCGGGTGTCCTCGTGCACAGTGGATGGAAGCTGTTCGCGCCGGACGAGTTCCCCAAGATGTGGCGGCAGGACCGGGGCGAGTTCGCGGTCATGACGCTGACGACGCTGGTCATCACGGCGACCGCGCTGCTCGAAGGGGTGCTGTTCGGGCTCGCCGCGGGTGTGGTGCTGGCCGCGCTGCGTATGTCGCAGACCGTCGTCCGGCAGCACATCGAGGACGACACGGCGAAGGTCGTGATGGCGGGCAACGCGACGTTCCTGCGGCTGCCGAAGCTGATCGACGCGCTGGAGAGCGCGGCCGCCTCCGGCAAGCCGCGCATCCGGCTCGATCTGCTCGGGGTGACCCACCTCGACCATGCCTGCCGCAGCCAGGTCGAGGAGTTCGTGGCGCAGCAGCGGGGGGCCGGGCTGCGGGTGGAGCTGCTGATGCCGGACCTGACGGACACGGGCACGACGGTGCCTGCGGCGGCTGAGCCGGTGCGGGACGTGGCACCGGACGTGGAGCTGGATGTGGCGCTTGGTCGGTCCAATGTGGAGCGGGATTCGACGGAGGTGTGGGACTACGCGACGGTCGGTTCGGCGGCGGTGGGGGGTATGGGCCAGATGCCTTCCGGGAGTGGGCCCGGACCCACGGCGGAGTGGTTCTACCTCGACACGCGTCCTATGCCGGGTGCCCCGGAGTCTCCGCCGCCGTTGTTGCGCCGGGGGCGCGACTGGGCGGAGTAG
- a CDS encoding carbonic anhydrase encodes MKALLDRARSFKRRVDFESDEYRKLAVGQFPEALFITCSDSRVIPALITGARPGEIFELRNAGNIVPPHDAYGAASGEAATIEYALEVLGVQDIVVCGHSHCGAMGALKYGVDLSGLPRVDAWLDHARPALEPVLGDTGAARERDTGDDGAGRDSASSEDPALREVVQLNIRNQLAVLRGYPVARQQLDAGRLRLHGWYYEIDTGQVHELDADGAFQVHDS; translated from the coding sequence ATGAAGGCGTTGCTGGATCGCGCCCGATCGTTCAAGCGGCGGGTGGACTTCGAGAGCGATGAATACCGGAAACTCGCCGTCGGGCAATTTCCCGAGGCGCTGTTCATTACCTGCTCGGACTCGCGGGTGATTCCCGCCCTGATCACCGGGGCACGGCCCGGAGAGATATTCGAGCTGCGAAATGCGGGCAACATCGTGCCGCCGCACGACGCGTACGGGGCCGCCTCCGGGGAGGCCGCCACCATCGAGTACGCGCTGGAGGTGCTCGGCGTTCAGGACATCGTGGTGTGTGGTCATTCCCACTGCGGCGCGATGGGGGCGCTGAAGTACGGCGTCGACCTGTCCGGCCTGCCCAGGGTGGACGCCTGGCTCGACCACGCCCGGCCCGCGCTCGAACCGGTCCTGGGCGACACCGGCGCCGCCCGTGAGCGCGACACCGGCGACGACGGCGCCGGTAGGGACAGCGCGTCGTCCGAGGATCCGGCCCTGCGCGAGGTCGTCCAGCTCAACATCCGCAACCAGCTCGCCGTCCTGCGCGGCTACCCCGTGGCCCGGCAGCAACTCGATGCCGGACGGCTCCGGTTGCACGGCTGGTACTACGAGATCGACACCGGTCAGGTCCACGAACTGGACGCGGACGGCGCCTTCCAGGTGCACGACTCATGA
- a CDS encoding sensor histidine kinase — MTRRLLLSYLSLAALVLLGLEIPLGFVYSRAERERIVNSANDEAESVAAYAALSLAARRPDELVERAEHCAERIGGKVVIVDADGKLLASSHSLSDDEEQALSSQPEISAALRGRATTDVRTTTTGGVHYLSVAAPVGHATAGTGSEPGKGTSTGSISISTTTTGTGTGTGIATVVGRAGAESESDSDSDSGVSAQGAVRVTLPTTMVHARVFAVWLLLALVGLTVLTGVAAVAFAFARWTGRPIRQLEEATHRLAEGGAATSVVVTSGPPEVRSLAAAFNTTAARLEHLLASQRAFAGEASHQLKTPLAALRLRLENLEPDIARRARPTLDAAVTETDRLARMVEGLLAMARLEEAAAIPAQVDLGAICAERHRTWGPLFEREGVSLVLFAGVVGPVVAVPGAVEQILDNLLSNALRASPTRSTVTMELRLLVPARRALRDSRPSWVDLHVTDEGPGMTPEQRARAFDRFWRAPGAPKGGTGLGLSLVQRLAHASGGEVALREAATGGLDAVVRLPSTEPPGHPHGQGHGFGGRPGQRRREAPPLPA; from the coding sequence ATGACCCGGCGCCTGCTGCTGAGTTACCTCAGCCTCGCCGCCCTGGTCCTGCTCGGCCTGGAGATCCCGCTGGGCTTCGTCTACTCGCGGGCCGAACGCGAGCGGATCGTCAACTCGGCCAACGACGAAGCCGAGTCGGTGGCCGCGTACGCCGCGTTGTCCCTCGCCGCCCGCCGCCCGGACGAACTCGTCGAACGGGCCGAGCACTGCGCCGAGCGCATCGGCGGAAAGGTCGTCATCGTCGACGCGGACGGGAAGCTGCTGGCCTCCTCGCACTCCCTGTCCGACGACGAGGAACAGGCCCTCTCGTCCCAACCCGAGATCTCCGCCGCACTCCGGGGCCGCGCGACCACGGACGTACGTACGACGACGACCGGCGGCGTGCACTACCTGTCCGTGGCGGCTCCGGTCGGCCACGCGACGGCGGGCACCGGGTCGGAACCGGGCAAGGGCACGAGCACCGGCTCGATCTCGATCTCGACCACGACCACGGGCACAGGCACAGGCACAGGCATCGCCACGGTCGTGGGGAGAGCCGGCGCGGAGTCGGAGTCGGACTCGGACTCGGACTCGGGCGTGTCGGCGCAAGGTGCCGTACGCGTCACGCTCCCCACGACCATGGTGCACGCCCGGGTGTTCGCGGTCTGGCTGCTGCTGGCGCTGGTCGGGCTCACGGTGCTCACCGGGGTGGCCGCGGTGGCGTTCGCGTTCGCGCGCTGGACGGGGCGGCCCATCCGGCAGTTGGAGGAGGCCACGCACCGGCTGGCCGAGGGCGGCGCGGCCACCAGCGTGGTGGTCACCTCCGGGCCGCCGGAGGTACGGAGTCTCGCGGCGGCCTTCAACACGACCGCCGCCCGCCTCGAACATCTGCTGGCCTCCCAGCGGGCCTTCGCCGGAGAGGCCTCGCATCAGCTGAAGACCCCGTTGGCGGCGCTGCGGCTCCGGCTGGAGAACCTGGAGCCGGACATCGCCCGGCGAGCCAGGCCGACCCTCGACGCGGCCGTCACCGAGACGGACCGGCTGGCCCGGATGGTCGAGGGCCTGTTGGCGATGGCCCGCCTGGAGGAGGCCGCTGCCATCCCGGCCCAGGTCGACCTGGGCGCGATCTGCGCGGAACGGCACCGTACGTGGGGGCCGTTGTTCGAACGCGAGGGGGTCTCGCTGGTTCTCTTCGCCGGTGTGGTCGGCCCGGTGGTGGCCGTCCCCGGAGCCGTGGAGCAGATCCTGGACAACCTCCTCTCCAACGCCCTGCGCGCCTCTCCCACCCGCAGCACGGTCACCATGGAGCTACGGCTACTCGTCCCCGCCCGCCGGGCGCTGCGCGACTCCCGGCCCAGCTGGGTCGACCTCCACGTCACCGACGAGGGCCCCGGCATGACGCCCGAACAGCGCGCCCGCGCGTTCGACCGGTTCTGGCGCGCCCCCGGCGCACCCAAGGGCGGCACCGGTCTCGGCCTCTCCCTCGTCCAACGCCTCGCCCACGCCAGCGGTGGCGAGGTGGCGCTCCGCGAGGCGGCCACGGGCGGGTTGGACGCCGTCGTCCGCCTTCCGTCGACGGAGCCGCCGGGCCATCCGCACGGACAGGGTCACGGGTTCGGGGGACGGCCGGGACAACGCCGCCGCGAGGCTCCACCACTGCCGGCTTGA